In a genomic window of Arvicanthis niloticus isolate mArvNil1 chromosome 8, mArvNil1.pat.X, whole genome shotgun sequence:
- the Catsper3 gene encoding cation channel sperm-associated protein 3 → MSQHYHYNPVRVKSGSLFTTASSALQAKLSKFKRKDTECQAYFRRVTKSTLFQVVMIATVTANSFLLVLGTDYNLQFRLFRIFETSEIFFVSVYTCEFLMKVYVDPTDYWKDGYNLLDMTILVIITIPYILHKFKGDHFAYLHFANGIQSLRILKLISYSRGIRTLIIAVGETVYTVAAVLTLLFLLMFVFAILGFCLFGMTDRGDMENWGNLAAAFFTLFSLATVDGWTNLQEELDKRKFTISRAFTILFILLASFIFLNMFVGVMIMHTEDSIKKFERDLTLERNLAIMEEKQIILKRQQEEVNRLMNTQVTGSKNFVDMVEGFKKTLRHTDPMVLDDFGTSLPFIDTYLSTLDNQDIVVSNLQVLYYEIVNVLSLMLEDMPKESLSSSSGVS, encoded by the exons ATGTCTCAACATTATCACTACAATCCTGTCCGAGTCAAATCTGGCTCACTGTTTACTACAGCGTCGAGTGCATTGCAAGCAAAACTCAGCAAATTTAA gaggaaggATACAGAATGCCAGGCTTACTTCAGGAGGGTTACCAAGAGTACTCTCTTCCAGGTCGTGATGATCGCCACGGTCACCGCCAACTCCTTTTTACTGGTCTTGGGGACTGATTATAACTTACAGTTCAGGCTGTTTAGAATCTTTGAG ACCTCGGAGATTTTCTTTGTTTCCGTCTACACCTGTGAGTTTCTCATGAAGGTCTATGTGGACCCCACTGACTATTGGAAGGATGGCTATAACCTACTGGATATGACCATTCTCGTTATTATCACAATACCCTATATCCTCCACAAATTCAAGGGAGATCATTTTGCGTACCTCCACTTTGCTAATGGCATCCAGTCTCTACGAATCCTCAAGCTCATCTCCTACAGCAGGGGCATCAGG ACGCTCATCATTGCTGTGGGGGAGACGGTCTACACTGTGGCCGCCGTGCTGaccctgctcttcctcctcatgTTCGTGTTTGCCATCCTGGGATTCTGCCTGTTTGGCATGACGGACAGAGGCGACATGGAAAACTGGGGGAACCTGGCTGCAGCTTTCTTTACCCTCTTCAGTTTGGCCACG GTTGATGGCTGGACAAACCTGCAGGAGGAGCTGGACAAGCGGAAGTTTACTATAAGCCGAGCATTTACCATCCTCTTCATCTTGCTTGCCTCTTTCATCTTCCTCAACATGTTTGTGGGTGTGATGATCATGCACACGGAG GACTCCATCAAAAAGTTTGAGCGGGATCTGACATTGGAGAGGAACTTGGCGATTATGGAGGAGAAGCAAATAATCCTGAAACGCCAGCAAGAGGAGGTCAACAGACTGATGAACACACAG GTAACTGGTAGCAAGAACTTCGTTGACATGGTGGAAGGCTTCAAGAAGACCCTGCGGCACACAGACCCCATGGTCCTGGATGACTTCGGCACTAGCCTCCCTTTTATTGATACCTACTTGTCCACTCTGGACAACCAGGACATTGTTGTCAGCAA TCTCCAGGTGCTTTACTATGAGATTGTGAACGTACTGAGTCTGATGCTTGAAGACATGCCCAAAGAGAGCCTGTCCAGTTCCTCGGGAGTAAGTTAG